In Mus musculus strain C57BL/6J chromosome 15, GRCm38.p6 C57BL/6J, the genomic stretch tgttttgttttgttttgttttgttttgtttttcgagacagggtttctctgtgtagccctggctgtcctggaactcactctgtagaccagactggtcttgaactcagaaatccgcctgccactgcctcccaagtgctgggattagggcatgtgccaccactgcccagctttaagACAATTAAAGACCCAGGACATGCAAAACTGCCACTTCTGGGCTTAATCAAGATTTGTCACTAAAATAACCATAGGAACGCTTACATTATGTAACTTTCAATTTTTCGACTAAGGCGCTGACAGATGTTTACGAATTCTGGCTTTCTCTGAAGACAGGCTCTCTTTATAATCTTTATATTGTAACTGAGTTAACAGTATACTATCAGAGCAATGGAAGCCATGCACTTGGTCTAAGAGGAATGCTTCATTAATTTTTCAGTGTGATGATGCTGCAGTTTTCCAAGAGCAACTGTCGGAGTTCTTGCGATGCATCAAAACAGCCAAACTACACCGAATGTCCATGTCACCGTCACTAACCACAACAAGGTGACACAGCCAGCATTTCAAAACTCAACCCCAGGCGTATGTGATGTCACTGTCAACATCCAAGGTGCTTAACTAACCTCAGGTTGTTTCTCCCAGTCGCCCATCTAACCCTCCGGCTGGCTGACGTTGCCTGCCTTCTCCAGACCTCCCGCGGGTGCCTATGTCCCGCAACACACTCCCTACCAGCACACCTGCGAGGCCAGGTGTCGCGACGCACGCCATCGCGGGGACCCGAGTGGGCGCGGGCGGCGCGCTTGTCACCGCGACGCTTTGTCTGCGGCTCCGAACCCAGCCGGCGCGGcaggggctgggctggagaggagggagtggggggtggggacagacaCCTCGGGCCCACCTGCAGGGCGGCAGCGGCGACTCCCGGGGACACCGGGCGACGCTCACCCGGAGGCCAAACGCGAGGCGTCCGTGCGTGCAGCGAGCGGCGCCCGATCCTCCGGGGTGTGGGGGTGCGGGGCAGCCACTGCTGTTCCCCCGAGAAGCAGCGATGCGACGCACCGGCCCCGGAGCGGGCAGCAGGAGAGTCCGCCCGCCCGCTCGTCCGCTTGCTGGCTTCAGCTTTCCTTCCTGTCCACCCGCAGCTCACCTGACAGCCACGCGCACCGAGCTCTCGTCCGCAGCGCCCAACATGCCTGCGGCCGCCCGGGGCTCAGCTCCGTGCCGAGCGCTCCGGGCAGGCGGCGGCGGTGGtgacggcggcggcggcggtgacGGTGACGGTGGCGAGGGCTCAGCGCCGTGCTCCAGCCATGTTGGGCGACTGAATGGAAAGGTGGCGGCGCGGAGGCGCGGGAGGGGGCGGTGACTCAGGGCGGCGCCGCCCCTTGCCCCCACTCGCCAGGCTCCGCGCTGCCCTGCGTCAGCCGTGGCCGGTCCGGTGCGCCCCGCCCCGGCGGCACGGCCAGGCGGGCGCGGCACCGCGCGGAGGCGAGccgaccccccctccccctcccatccacCGGAGGCGCGTCCCCGCAGCCACCTGCCCCCTCTGTGGCACGGACCTTGACCCCTTTCCCAAACCTGGCCCTGTCCTCTGCCCGATCTCTTGGGACGTGGAACGATTTTCCAcccctctgcctcttcagtgcaTTACTGTTCGGTCCTATGCACATGCAAAGTGCTCCGGGCCCTGGTACTGCCAAGCATTTCCACAACTGCTTTCCATGGAGGCGTGCAGCGTGGTAAATCCTTGCAAACGGATTTTCTTTCCCTGCTGGCCTTTCAAAAGCTCCTCCGGGATCCCGAGATTCTGTCAACAGTGTCCCATTGTGTGTTCTGCACGTCATCATTGTCCTTCCACATGCCTTTAGATAGCTCTGTGGAAACAGCCTTTGTTAGCTTTGCCACAGAGTATCTTTTGTGGACTGTTCCGTACATTTCAGTAAATAAACATGTGGGTTCATACAAAACAGTATAATAGATTAAATGTCGCTATCTAAATAAAAGCACTGGCCCAAGCAGATAAAAACTAAAATCACACACCTGATCGCCCTGCTCAGAGAGTGTCCTAGAACACAGTGTATATTGGGTTCAGAAAGAAGTTTGAACCTTGTATACCCATGGGTAGATGGCCTATGGTATTTATTCTTAGAGGCAGTCCTATGTACTTTGTTTCTTACCTTTAAATCGTTACAGACAACATAGGTGGAaggtaaaaaaaaactttataatgTCCCTTTGTGTGACAAACTGGTAACAAAGCTGTCCTCCGGCCTCTCCCTGGAGAGCCTTCCCTAGCCTCGATATTTCTCCACCAACATAATGGAGCCACATTTTGTCCTAACTTGACAGGTCCAGGCGTGGATGGATCTGGTCTGACCACCTCGTTTCTGCGATAAAGGACAAGAACAAGAGATCAACCTACAGCAACAAAGCAACATATATTACCTTCTCAAAGTCTTCACTTTAGATAGCAACAGTACCTATGTGTCTCAAAAAAGAGCTGTCACAAATCATGTGCTTCAAGAACTGGGCAGGTAGCTTAAGGAAGTGGAGGAAGCAAAGTcgagaatatataaaataaaaccgAGAAGGCGGGCCCCTTCCTAAGGAAGTAGCTGTCCCCATTCTGCCTGGACTAGATCTACTGGCACCCAGATCCTGTGTGGCcacatttttggtttggttgtatGTTTGTTGTTCctcaagtgaaaaagaaaaatcaaatcctTATGTGAAAAACGCCTTAGTTTTAAAGATTAACAACTAATTCTGCATAATATTTACACACCATGCAAAAACAACCTCAAACTGTGTCTGACCATCTCTAGTCTCAAGCCACCAGATTGAAACGTCTGGCcaaatagcatcaataatagcTAGGGCTTTGGGTTCATATTCAGGCAAAGGCCATGCATAACTTCAAATTCTAAATGCTGAATGTTCTAAAATCAATGCTTAattttgaataatattttttgagatttctttatAAGTAATATTTCCCTGTAACTCCTCTAATTAATAACcttacattaaaaaagaaaatcccaaagTCGGAGCTTTTACCATGCAAGGGTTTAGATCCTGTTGAGAACATTTATTTACTGAATGCTTAGGAAATGGCTGCAGGGTGCAAACAGTGCTAGACACCAGTGATACAGAGAATAAACCAATGCCACGAATACAAAGGATTAGCTATTTAGTTCTGGGATTTGAAAGTCTGCAAGTACATTAGAAATTCCAATAGGCCTATAACAATTGCTACAGAGAAGGGTAAATTCTACGGTTACAAAAGCCCAGGGTGGGCTCCCAGAGTCCCCTCTTACCTCCATGCTAACAGCCATTCCTCTCATTCCGTGACCTGAAACTTTCCAATGGTGACCTACCACAAAGAGCCTAAATTCTTCTAGACTTAGGCCCTTCACACTCCGGACTCATCTTTAGTGACTCTGCTCCTTAACTACTGCTTTTTGGGGATGGGGTCTTCTGGTTCTGAAATACCAtatatttgtttgctttctggGGGTCTTTAGAGTAGCTATTCCCTTTACCTGGAATGCTGTTTCCCAAGTCTTTTCATGGCCTCGGTTTTTTTGAACATCTCAATATCAGCTTAAGTGCCGTTTCCCCAAAGAGGCTTTCCTGACCACGCACAGCTAAGTAGCACCACTCAGCGAGGGCCAATTTACAGATTTGCACTACTAATGTAAAACCGTAATCTATAAATGACAAGTGTGTTAGGGATGTGAATAAAGTGCTATTGAATGGATAAAAATGTGAGGTCTTCCCCTTCTAAGATCTTTTTAGTTACCATGTTTCATTTGTAAAGAAACATAGTTCTTTCTCCACACAGTAAAATTTTTGGAGTATTTCCATGAATTTTACTCTTCGTCTTCATATCATGCAATGCCAGCTCAAATGGGAACACAATGGCACTTGAGGCACGTGAAGTCATATAAACTAtacaatttctatttataaattcATACACGGACACGTATTTCATTCACTCTTACGTGAACAGTAGGAACACTGTGGAAGAGTGACTCAGAAATTGTGTTGTCAACTTGGGGCTGGGGAGTTCCATCCCAGAGAACAAACCCAGGGCTTGGTACACAGTGCCTGCTCTACTACGGAGGTCTTTCACTTCTTAGTACATCTCCATTCTGCTAACTCAAGCTTGTGGTGAACCAGCCGGCCTCCATCTTGGGCTTGAAGTCTATCTTCTAGTAAAGACAGACCAGGCTCATTCCTGTTTACGACTAAATCTGTTTTTCAAGGATTGGGCTATGCTCCACCTGTGACTATAACTTCAAATGATTCTAAACTGCCCGTTCCACGAGATGACAATGATGTCTCTGCTTCAGAAAGCAGCCATAACCATCTTGTCACCCTACCTTTGTTTCAAATGGACTACCTGCTGTTATGACTACCTTATGAGAGCATCTTGCGAGGATGCCTTTGTCTCAGGAGGTCGTTATGACTTATCACATAAAGTTCATATTCTGTCCCACCAACTCCTCCCATCTGGaaacctctccccaccccctccctgagcTATGGAAACCTCACCTTGCTCACCTCCAATGCTGACCTCTTGAGCCCCTCAGAGGGAGGCAGCCCGTGTACAAGAATAAGAAacgcttgctttaattaatttgtcCTTGATGAGTTGGATCTGTGGTCTTCTCACATTTTGGGGATTAACACAGAAAATGAGGAAGCTGGTGAACAAACTCAGTGGTAAAGAGATTGTACGGTTAGTCCTTCCCAGAACCTGAAggctcccaactgcctgtaattccagtcccaggggacctgacaccatCCATTCAACTCTGAGGATACCTGCACTCAGAGGCACACATACTTACCCCCaacccacatatacatatgttaaAATGAACAACGGAAGGACCGTGAAGTAAAACTACCCTTCCCTTCCAGTGGTAGGCTCCCTGAGTAAGAAAGGGTAAGGCTGGGTTCtttggtgtcagtgtttgggttCATGTTGTTTTGGAACGTCAAGTTCTTCCTCAACTGCACACGTGtctacctcctcctctccctggCTGTGAATCTCACTGAACTCGAGCTCTGTTACCTACAGAATTCTAGGTTTAGGAGAGGTTAGGAAGTGCTACCTAAGAACTGAGCCACAAGAAACGGGGGATATACCTGCTACACATTCATATTACTCTGCTGCCCTCCCGATGTCTTATCAGGCCTCATTTAACAAAACACCGGCAGCGTCAACATAGAATTAAGAATCACAAGACAAAGGAGCACTAAACCAGAAAGCCCTTCTAAGGATAGGGTTCTCTCTGTATGTCACGGAGGGGGCTGGTGCTAAATTCCTGTGTGCTCAAGGGTTTGTTCCTTGTTGGTCGTTATCACTAGGTGACCTTCTGCTGGCTTTGTTGTTCTtgtctccttccctccatttCTGGTGTTCGCTTCCAGATAGGCATGATGGTTTCTGTTTTACTCATCAGTCTCTCTATGGATATCTTACAGATCCGTCAGCTATAGATGAATGTGAAATCACAGGTATCGCTTAATATTAGCTGCGTGATTATGTAGCTTTGGACAGGATAGGCAAGCCTTCTACATCTCAGTTTCTTTTGTATACATAATGGGTTGTCTTCTAGAGGAGCGATTCCAATAACCAAAAGAGCCTCTCTAACTCTGCTAGCTCCCTATAGGTGCACAACAGACAGCTAGATAATTGTATTATGAGTGTCTTTTCAACTCTAGAGAACTTCATAACTTATAAATAACAAATTTACCTCTTGCAGTTCCAGAGGTCGTGACATCCAAACAACAAGGCAAGGTTTGTTGGCCTTTGGGTAATTCTAAGGTCACGTTAGAGAAGGCACACCTGCCTAACCGACGGAGAACCTTCTAGCGCACACTGTACAGGCAGCCGCAGAAAAGCCATAGCATGCACTGTGGCGCAGCAGCCTCACAAGATTTCTCGCTCTAGGCCATCTCCTCTGTTTTTCTGGTTTCCACATTCTAATCACTCATTAAAAGTTATTCAACTCTTCCTTCTTGCTGTAAGCAAaagagtttctttttcctttgagcttCTGATTATAACGCCATAAGCAAACAActggttttgaaaaaaaacatGTCTAGACAACCATCTGCCCTGAAAcattttaggttaaaaaaaaatcttaaacaaGCTAGTATTTAATACTACAAGAGTAACAACAAATCTGCTATCCCTGGATGGTTCTCTTTATGTAACTTTTCCAACGGTAACAATGTGTACTGTGCTAAGCACTGACATGCATTAATTTTCTCAATGACGCTAAAaagtacatagatacatataacGATTATATCTGCATTACACATATGCAGGAAATGAAGGCTTTCCAAcaacttttatttataaaaatcataTCTATATTTCAGGttcaactgaaaacaaaacaaaagcaagtccTAGGTCAGTTCTCGCTAACTCCACCCCTCCCCTTGAACCACATCCAGGACTTTTCCTTCTGCAGATCTGTACTgtgttttccttttgtctttgttgTGGTAATGATCATTTTCTAACTCTTCAACCAGGTTAACAATAAAGGGCAGAACTTGTAGAATACCCAAGAGGGCAGCTCGTACTAAGTAAATCAGTAGTTTCCAGAAGAAGGGTCTGCTTTGATGCCATCCCAGAACACGTCTTCATAGTAAATAAGCACTTGCTTGCCTCCTGGTTGGAGTTCTCAGAGGACTGCTTCCAGACCACAGTGTCTGAAAGTGGGAGTGTTCACACGCTCAGGAAGGAAACCAGGGCACCCGACATACCAGCACATTATAGAGATCAAAACCATCTTAGATTCCAACCCACCTCTGTTCATCCTATGGTTAAGGGGAGAACTGAAGGCTATTACCATTGCTACCCCCACAACTTCCCCCACAATCCTCACCTAACACAGGAGTTACACAATAAATTACTGGTAGACTTCAATAACTTAAAATTCAGGTAACACAACTCAATGGCCAGGGCTTTTAATTCTCAAAATTAGTTTCActctgtgtcttttcttttcttttcttttttcttttcttttttcttttctttctttcttttctcttctttttgggtTTAGAAAAATCATATCCTACAAATGCTGTTTGTTTATGAAGTTTGCATGCTGAAAATTAAGAAAAGGGTTAGCTTAAAATCTTGAAGGAATCATTCATTTTATAGTAAAGCAATTGTTAACATGTTTTTGCTACCTACATTTTGTGGTTTGGACACAAGGTCTGGGATAGACAGAGCAGCTTGGCTTCATAGTACCAATATAGGTAAAGATCACTTTGAACTCCATAGCTTCCTACATCCATCACCCACCCAATcgtgttcatttattttataatgaatCTTAGCATTactgaaaaatcaaaattttatcTATATACCATGTGGACATTTTCTCATCTCTGTTTTTAATATTAATGGGAAtttctcttttttctgtttttaaatctaATTTATATTGCTACAAGTTTGTATATCATTTCTGCTAAAGTGTTCAAATTATTCTTCTAAGGGGGGAAAAACGCAAGTAACTAAACTTCCtttcatcaaaaataaaaaaaaaacaaaacgggGGGTTGGCTAATTTCTAAATTGAAAATTATACCTAAGATACCCACATCTCAGGGAAATTCAAAGAACAAAACCCCCTGTAAGTGTTTTGGACTTTTGTTGAGTTTCCAGCATGTGTGCATTGCAGACAGCCTGATTACCCCAAAGCACTGGCCCAGTTAATTGCATTCAAATGCAAATTATAGCTATTGAGTCATGCTGGCTTAGAGCCAAGTTCTTAAGAGGCatgcttcccccccacccccctctctctcttactaaCTGTGCAGGACCAAACTTGACTGGCAGTTGGAGACAGTCATTCATTACAACTTGGCTCTTTGTGCATTTGGAGGAaggagggttgtgtgtgtgttggggtttgGGGTGTGGGGAAGAGTAATAACATAGAGATGAATTACTAAAAGATGATtttatctgtttttaattttaaaaagtcctttACCTCTTATGTATGCACCTATACCATCACTCTTCTGTTGCGTTGAATTTTCTTCTAAACTTATTTACTTCCAAATTTCCCCTTGAAAGAGCTGGCCTGCTTCGAGGTACACTGCTGTAGAGACCCCCAACTTTCAGACTGTACCCATCCCCGAGTCGTCCCACTTTATAAAGCAGTGGGTTTTAACTGAGATATTCTGTTTTGAGTACAAGTGCTAAGGTAGAATGACTCTGCATCGTGTTTGTACAAGCAAAGAGCAACCATCTGCCAGCACCCCACGGGGCACACACTGCTTTTTTATCTGCATTGATAAATAATGATATCAGTGACCCTTGCTTGATCTTATCAATTATATATACAGATTGACTCCCTTCACCTGTGACTATGAAAGGACAGATGTGGCAGGCAGACTGACCCAACACCTGTCACTTATCCAGGAAAATTGTCAAAGGGTAGGACCTCTGTCCCCAGGGCTCCAGCACATGACACACAGCTCACTTTGAAGTGACACTTAAAACTGCTTGTCACCTGGTCAGCCTTCAGGTGACAACTTCTTATCTGGCCTCTACAGAGACTTTCCTGTGTCAACTCTCTACCTTCAGCAGTACCAGCCCTATGGAGTCTCTAGTCCCTTTAACCCCTTCCTGGCCCTTTATATAGATACGCACATATGTAAATGTCATGGGTGATAAAATGATTGAAAATGATAATTAAGATTAGAGTGAAACAAACATTGTTGAGATCACGTCATGCCCTACTCTAAGTTATTCTACAggatgaagaggaaagaaagggaagggagggagggaaggagggaaggaggaaagggagggagaaagagaagagtggTTTTCAGGCTGGACCTTGCCCTGAGAcactccattttaaaaatagttttactcAACTTTGAAGGATGAGAACGATTGCATACCAGGTTGGACTAGCGAACCATGCCACTTGTCTGGCAGCATGGTGGCAGTACAGATGAAGTGATGGACTTGTTCCTTGGAGTAGACAGGAAGGCATGAGGGTGTACTGAGACTATATGCCTGAGAGTAGACAGGAAGCTACTATATTAAGTTTTCAAGGTAAACTGAGGCTGTAGGGGCTCGTGACAGTCTTAAATCCTATCAAGGAACCAGGCCCTGAACGTGTCGGACTTCATCTGGCCCCCCATAAGTGCTGACTATCTAGCATTGCCCTATTCATTGGTCATCTGATCCAAGTGTGAGACAAGGACCAATAGGCAGAGAATTCCTTACCATACTTGAGGCTTTGGCTAGGCTGGGGCTCCTGTTTGTTGACTCAGCACCTGCCTGCCTCACTCACCCTTTTGGACCTGAACCCACAGTTTCTCCCCTGATCTGGTAAAGCCTTTCAGATCTCAGCTGATCTCAACTCTGTGTCTCACTTAAAATCTGCTGTaaactctgtgtatgtctgtgtgtgtgtgtgtctctgtgtctatctttgtgtgtgtatctgtgtgtctgtgtctttgtgtatgtctgtgtgtgtgtctgtgtgtgtgtagaaagattTGTCCTTTCACTTAGCAACATCTATCAAGGATATCTGATTGTcagaattttgtaatttttacaaATACtaaatttccttcttcttttttgttgttactaGTCGTGTCATGTCTTGACACATTACGGTTCCTGCCTTCCTTACCTTCCACCTTGGACTCCAATCTTCAGATATAAGCAAATGCTAGAAGACATGTCCCAGGTCCTGTGTTTGAGGTCCCTGCTTCTGTCTTTGGACATTGGATGCTGTCCCAAATGTTTGTTTCCCAGAAAGGTCATGTGTTGAGTCACTAATGCCTAAAGTGGGAAGTGatagaagttaagtttatgatggCAGGACCCTATATCAGGATGAATGTCTTTGTAAAAAGATGCACCAGAAAGCACCgtcaccctcctccccccaccccaccccctcacaaAGGCAGGAATGTGAGGCCACAGCGAGAAGCCAGACAAGTGCAAGATAAGAAGAAACCCTCACAGgagctgtgctggctggttttgtgtgtcaacttgacacagctggagttatcacacagaaaggagcctcccttgaggaaatgcctccatgagctccagctgtaaggcattttct encodes the following:
- the Gm52215 gene encoding uncharacterized protein Gm52215; its protein translation is MSRNTLPTSTPARPGVATHAIAGTRVGAGGALVTATLCLRLRTQPARQGLGWRGGSGGWGQTPRAHLQGGSGDSRGHRATLTRRPNARRPCVQRAAPDPPGCGGAGQPLLFPREAAMRRTGPGAGSRRVRPPARPLAGFSFPSCPPAAHLTATRTELSSAAPNMPAAARGSAPCRALRAGGGGGDGGGGGDGDGGEGSAPCSSHVGRLNGKVAARRRGRGR